From one Amycolatopsis sp. FDAARGOS 1241 genomic stretch:
- a CDS encoding IS110 family transposase, whose protein sequence is MEVVVPRIWAGVDIGKEHHHCVVINDDGERLLSRRVQNDETELLNLIADVAAVDTDVLWAIDLNTGGAALLIGLLVNHGQELVYITGLKVHRAAGTYRGEGKTDEKDAFVIADQARVRRDLGPLRAGDELAVDLRTLTNRRTDLVCDRTRAINRIRHQLLEYFPALERSLELSRKGHLVLLTGYQTPDAIRRLGEQRLIHWLHNRKVRKADTVAHAAIEAAAAQQTTLPGQKLAAAMVERLAKPVIALNTEIAEIDAMIEERCRRHRYADVILTLPGFGPTLAAEFLAATGGDIAAFGSVDRLAGYAGLAPVPRDSGRIRGNLRRPRRYHRGLLRACYLAASASLPGCPISKAYYRRKRAEGKRHEQALLCLARRRLNVLWAMLRDNANYHASPPIPAAA, encoded by the coding sequence ATGGAGGTGGTCGTGCCCCGAATCTGGGCCGGCGTGGACATCGGCAAGGAACACCACCACTGCGTGGTGATCAACGACGACGGAGAACGGCTGTTGTCCCGGCGAGTCCAGAACGACGAAACTGAACTGCTGAACCTGATCGCCGACGTCGCGGCCGTCGACACCGACGTGCTGTGGGCAATCGACCTGAACACCGGCGGTGCCGCGCTGCTGATCGGCCTGCTGGTCAACCACGGTCAAGAACTGGTCTACATCACCGGGTTGAAGGTCCACCGCGCCGCCGGAACCTACCGAGGCGAGGGCAAGACCGACGAGAAAGACGCGTTCGTCATCGCCGATCAGGCCCGCGTCCGCCGCGACCTCGGCCCGCTGCGGGCCGGGGACGAACTCGCGGTTGACCTGCGGACCCTGACCAACCGGCGCACCGACCTGGTCTGCGACCGCACCCGGGCGATCAACCGGATCCGCCACCAGCTGCTGGAGTACTTCCCCGCGCTGGAACGCAGCCTCGAGTTGTCCCGCAAAGGACACCTGGTGCTGCTGACCGGCTACCAAACCCCGGACGCGATCCGGCGTCTGGGCGAGCAACGCCTGATCCACTGGCTGCACAACCGCAAGGTCCGCAAAGCCGACACGGTCGCCCACGCGGCGATCGAAGCCGCCGCCGCGCAACAAACCACGCTGCCCGGGCAGAAACTCGCTGCCGCGATGGTCGAACGGCTGGCCAAGCCGGTGATCGCCCTCAACACGGAAATCGCCGAGATCGACGCGATGATCGAGGAGCGATGTCGCCGGCACCGCTACGCCGACGTGATCCTCACCCTGCCCGGGTTCGGCCCGACCCTCGCCGCGGAATTCCTCGCCGCTACCGGCGGGGACATCGCCGCGTTCGGCTCGGTCGACCGTCTCGCCGGCTACGCCGGGCTGGCTCCGGTTCCCCGCGACTCCGGCCGGATCCGCGGCAACCTCAGGCGGCCTCGCCGCTACCACCGCGGTTTGCTGCGGGCCTGTTACCTCGCCGCCTCGGCCAGCCTGCCCGGCTGCCCGATTTCCAAGGCCTACTACCGGCGCAAACGCGCCGAAGGCAAACGACATGAACAAGCGCTGCTCTGCCTCGCCCGCCGACGCCTGAACGTCCTGTGGGCCATGCTCCGCGACAACGCCAACTACCACGCCTCACCCCCGATCCCAGCAGCAGCGTGA
- a CDS encoding cupin domain-containing protein → MTQLVELPPADPGLAPHRHSGPVFGYVLEGKILFELEGEEPREIVAGEAFWEPGGDVVHYQVVNLDPHAWTRFVAVCVCAPGVEMITMLEPEEIVARDHLRHPSARRHQG, encoded by the coding sequence ATGACCCAGCTCGTCGAACTCCCGCCGGCCGACCCGGGACTCGCGCCGCACCGCCACTCCGGACCGGTGTTCGGTTATGTGCTGGAGGGCAAGATCCTCTTCGAGCTGGAAGGCGAAGAACCCCGGGAAATCGTTGCGGGCGAGGCGTTCTGGGAACCGGGTGGTGACGTCGTGCACTACCAGGTCGTGAATCTGGATCCGCACGCTTGGACCCGGTTCGTCGCGGTGTGCGTCTGCGCTCCTGGGGTGGAAATGATCACCATGCTCGAACCGGAGGAGATCGTGGCTCGCGATCACCTGCGGCACCCCAGCGCGCGCCGGCACCAGGGCTGA
- a CDS encoding cytochrome P450, translated as MDSAVTSSNEPPTGCPVAHTAAGFSFFGREYQENPGASLAWARESQPVFYNADSDYWVVTRHEDVKSVFSQFNRFSAAITLTPVTPPSEEAQAQLEKYDFAPCPVLADSDPPQHRQYRRLNAPAFMPDRIDPLAPYIRKTTNDYIDRIIERGHADLVADMLWDIPCLVALQFLGIPEEDVDTVRKLATSMTEFVWGRPAAEEQVRAADGLGQFWAMGERVIGKLKGLDDPPGWLGHAIKMQREHPDVISDTWLQTNVMGGAMAAHETTTNATANAIVTLLRNRDQWDRLCAQPSLIPAAVEECLRLNPSVAAWRRVAKEDVQVGDVTIPAGGKILMVIASANQDDAVFDDPERFDLDRDAKAHIAFGAGTHMCLGNHLARLEMIIYLEELTRRLPHLTLDQQEFHYVPNTSFRGPASLHVSWDVEKNPVLA; from the coding sequence ATGGACAGCGCCGTCACCAGCAGCAATGAACCACCGACGGGGTGCCCGGTCGCCCATACCGCCGCCGGATTCTCGTTCTTCGGCCGTGAATACCAGGAGAACCCGGGAGCCTCGCTGGCGTGGGCGCGCGAGAGTCAACCGGTGTTCTACAACGCCGACTCGGACTACTGGGTCGTGACGCGGCACGAAGACGTGAAATCGGTCTTCAGCCAGTTCAACCGGTTTTCGGCGGCCATCACCCTGACGCCCGTCACGCCGCCCTCCGAGGAGGCACAGGCACAGCTCGAGAAGTACGACTTCGCGCCCTGCCCCGTCCTCGCGGATTCCGACCCGCCCCAGCACCGGCAGTACCGCCGGCTGAACGCTCCGGCCTTCATGCCCGACCGGATCGACCCGCTCGCACCCTACATCCGGAAGACGACGAACGATTACATCGACCGCATCATCGAACGGGGCCACGCCGATCTCGTCGCCGACATGCTGTGGGACATCCCGTGTCTCGTCGCGTTGCAGTTCTTGGGGATTCCCGAAGAAGACGTCGACACCGTGCGCAAGCTGGCCACGTCCATGACCGAATTCGTCTGGGGACGACCGGCCGCCGAGGAGCAGGTGCGTGCCGCCGACGGCTTGGGCCAGTTCTGGGCGATGGGCGAGCGCGTCATCGGGAAACTCAAGGGACTCGACGATCCGCCCGGGTGGCTGGGCCACGCGATCAAGATGCAGCGCGAGCACCCGGACGTCATCTCCGACACCTGGCTGCAGACGAACGTCATGGGCGGCGCGATGGCGGCCCACGAAACCACGACGAACGCCACCGCGAACGCGATCGTGACCCTGCTGAGGAACCGCGACCAGTGGGATCGCCTCTGTGCCCAGCCGTCCCTGATCCCCGCGGCGGTCGAGGAGTGCCTGCGCCTCAACCCCTCGGTTGCTGCCTGGCGCCGGGTCGCGAAGGAAGACGTGCAGGTCGGCGACGTGACCATTCCCGCGGGCGGCAAGATCCTCATGGTGATCGCGTCGGCGAACCAGGACGACGCGGTGTTCGACGATCCCGAGCGATTCGACCTCGACCGGGACGCCAAGGCGCACATCGCTTTCGGTGCGGGCACGCACATGTGCCTGGGCAACCACCTCGCCCGCCTCGAAATGATCATCTACCTGGAGGAACTGACGCGACGCCTGCCGCACCTGACTCTTGACCAGCAGGAGTTCCACTACGTTCCGAACACCTCGTTCCGAGGTCCGGCGTCACTGCACGTCAGCTGGGACGTCGAAAAGAACCCCGTCCTCGCCTGA
- a CDS encoding LysR family transcriptional regulator: MQIDPRRLAVLLAVHRAGGVLAAAEVLHLTPSAVSQQIARLEEATGTAVLDRQPSGAVLTPAGRVLAEAAEHIEAELTDARKALAALREDVTGTVVVAAFQTVIRTLLIPLVHRLQDQFPGLDLLVREMGSDKARHALRSGAVDVLILEAEHPDGHTAAPRGTRDVPVLEEPWLVAMPAAMADPVSTADLEHLPWLGVDPDAPAALAVTERARRGLPAAPPPLHSYHDYNVALSMIAGGLGIAILPALAMRGALPEGVKAVYLPGLGTRTLIARHRTTRSEPRKEVLTVLDAIISLAAELDPSVPWTGETSAGTPAG, translated from the coding sequence ATGCAGATCGATCCGCGCCGGCTCGCCGTGCTCCTGGCCGTGCACCGGGCCGGCGGCGTGCTGGCGGCCGCCGAGGTCCTGCACCTGACCCCGTCCGCCGTGTCGCAGCAGATCGCCCGGCTCGAGGAGGCGACCGGCACGGCGGTGCTGGACCGCCAGCCCAGCGGCGCCGTCCTGACCCCCGCCGGACGAGTGCTGGCCGAAGCGGCCGAACACATCGAAGCCGAACTCACCGACGCGCGCAAAGCCCTCGCGGCGCTGCGGGAAGACGTGACCGGCACCGTCGTCGTCGCGGCGTTCCAGACGGTCATCCGCACGCTGCTGATCCCCCTTGTGCACCGGCTGCAGGACCAGTTTCCCGGGCTGGATCTCCTCGTCCGGGAGATGGGCAGTGACAAGGCCCGGCACGCACTTCGGTCGGGGGCGGTGGACGTGCTCATCCTGGAAGCCGAGCACCCGGACGGGCACACCGCAGCGCCCCGCGGCACCCGGGACGTTCCGGTGCTCGAAGAACCTTGGCTCGTGGCCATGCCGGCCGCGATGGCCGATCCGGTGAGCACAGCCGACCTGGAGCACCTCCCGTGGCTCGGCGTCGACCCGGACGCGCCGGCGGCGCTCGCCGTCACCGAGCGAGCGCGCCGCGGGCTGCCGGCAGCACCTCCCCCGTTGCACAGCTACCACGACTACAACGTCGCGCTGTCGATGATCGCGGGCGGTCTGGGCATCGCGATCCTGCCCGCGCTCGCGATGCGCGGAGCACTGCCGGAAGGCGTGAAAGCGGTGTACCTGCCCGGCCTGGGGACGCGCACCCTGATCGCCCGCCACCGCACGACCCGCTCCGAACCGCGGAAAGAGGTGCTCACCGTTCTCGACGCGATCATCAGCCTGGCCGCCGAGCTTGACCCGAGCGTGCCGTGGACCGGGGAAACGAGCGCGGGAACGCCGGCCGGCTAG
- a CDS encoding DUF5134 domain-containing protein gives MIQDLLLRWIVTALFVISATERGYCIAAGRLPPTDLVGNSLQALMAIAMAVMAWPGGAGLAATGPLLFFLLAALWFLAVSVGRAKHRRANAYHVMMMLATAWMYAAMGGGLLPAPHDVASADGRHGSSSMPGMDMPAMETAPGAGGTPPFFTGLNWLLTIAFAVAGAGWSWWLFVRRRTAPSPPGRVQAGIAAQAVMAAGMAIMFAVLP, from the coding sequence ATGATCCAGGATCTCTTGCTGCGCTGGATCGTCACCGCCCTTTTCGTCATCAGCGCGACCGAACGCGGGTACTGCATTGCCGCCGGCCGCCTTCCGCCGACGGACCTCGTCGGAAATTCGCTGCAGGCTCTGATGGCCATCGCGATGGCCGTGATGGCCTGGCCGGGCGGCGCCGGCCTGGCGGCAACCGGCCCTCTGCTGTTCTTCTTGCTGGCGGCCCTCTGGTTCCTCGCGGTCTCCGTAGGCCGCGCAAAACACCGTCGGGCCAACGCCTATCACGTGATGATGATGCTGGCGACGGCCTGGATGTACGCGGCGATGGGCGGCGGACTCCTGCCGGCTCCGCACGACGTCGCCAGTGCCGATGGCCGGCACGGTTCGTCGTCGATGCCCGGCATGGACATGCCCGCCATGGAGACCGCACCCGGCGCCGGCGGTACGCCGCCATTCTTCACCGGGCTCAACTGGCTGCTCACCATCGCGTTCGCTGTCGCTGGGGCGGGGTGGTCGTGGTGGCTTTTCGTGCGCCGACGGACCGCGCCGTCTCCGCCGGGCCGGGTGCAGGCCGGTATCGCGGCGCAGGCGGTGATGGCAGCGGGCATGGCCATCATGTTCGCCGTGCTGCCGTAG
- a CDS encoding MoaF C-terminal domain-containing protein, whose amino-acid sequence MTTDSLDFSDTRAWPSLDRLAPGFDGYKAATSSSVAGREIVFTNSQGSWVSHRFGTTTVEWSYEPGADDPHPVVSGRDDYEAFDVAEGLVYTQFHHREDVPDTAVSLVLDFDRGRSLAVVSTIGAASEDRTRVRHTFLPGHIEGLEPREPEPAPTTALVGRRVRWAYSAEHSYEHVYVGPHSYNWRCLAGPAAGLAGTEECTTYRIRPGIYVFTSREKVIPCASVTIADLRDTASPRSYGAVFGLDETGESPTHFTFGAVGELLGHPVQEHDPS is encoded by the coding sequence ATGACCACCGACTCCCTCGACTTCTCGGACACCAGGGCCTGGCCGTCCCTGGACCGGCTCGCGCCGGGGTTCGACGGTTACAAGGCCGCCACGTCGAGCAGTGTGGCCGGCCGCGAGATCGTGTTCACGAACTCGCAGGGCAGCTGGGTGTCGCATCGTTTCGGCACCACCACCGTCGAATGGAGCTACGAGCCGGGAGCCGACGACCCGCACCCCGTGGTCTCCGGACGGGACGACTACGAAGCCTTCGACGTCGCGGAAGGGTTGGTGTACACACAGTTCCACCACCGTGAGGACGTGCCCGACACCGCGGTCAGCCTCGTCCTCGACTTCGACCGCGGACGCAGTCTCGCCGTCGTGAGCACGATCGGAGCTGCGAGCGAAGACCGGACCAGGGTGCGCCACACCTTCCTGCCCGGCCACATCGAGGGACTGGAGCCGCGCGAACCGGAGCCGGCACCCACGACCGCCCTTGTGGGTCGGCGAGTGCGGTGGGCCTACAGCGCCGAACACAGCTACGAGCACGTCTACGTTGGACCGCATTCGTACAACTGGCGCTGCCTGGCGGGGCCCGCGGCCGGCCTGGCCGGCACCGAGGAGTGTACGACCTACCGGATACGCCCGGGGATCTACGTCTTCACCTCCCGGGAAAAGGTGATCCCCTGCGCATCGGTCACCATCGCCGATCTCCGCGACACCGCGTCCCCGCGATCGTACGGGGCCGTCTTCGGGCTGGACGAGACCGGTGAATCGCCGACCCACTTCACCTTCGGCGCGGTGGGCGAACTCCTCGGTCACCCGGTGCAGGAACACGATCCCTCCTGA
- a CDS encoding alpha/beta hydrolase, translating to MSVLSRRPVADIVARRFAAKINAAIHPASEPRFAEITISTRDISVETRHGPVDATIYFPPSPTGTPGVYVNAHGGGFVVGRREQDDAWCRFLAAHADVVVLNTDYALAPHNRFPTPVEQFYDVVRWASGPERDWDGTRLCVGGQSAGGNLSAAVSRMALENDGPAISLQVLHYPPLDIVTPPSRKRSPLGPKAVLQPWLCEVFDTAYVPDRARRRHRFVSPAWGDNAAGIEGIAPALVITAEFDRLRDEAKRYADKLEAAGALAEYIEVPGVDHGYDIMTNETEVIRRMYEAIAAHVGRAIG from the coding sequence ATGTCAGTACTGTCGCGACGGCCGGTGGCCGACATCGTCGCCCGCAGGTTCGCCGCCAAGATCAACGCCGCGATCCACCCCGCGAGCGAACCCCGGTTCGCCGAAATCACCATCAGTACACGCGACATCAGCGTCGAAACGCGCCACGGTCCGGTCGATGCGACGATCTACTTCCCCCCGTCACCGACCGGCACGCCCGGCGTTTACGTGAATGCCCACGGCGGCGGCTTCGTCGTGGGACGCCGGGAACAGGACGACGCCTGGTGCCGTTTCCTGGCCGCCCATGCCGATGTCGTCGTGCTCAACACGGACTACGCGCTGGCCCCGCACAACCGGTTTCCCACCCCCGTCGAACAGTTCTACGACGTGGTCCGGTGGGCGTCGGGACCGGAGCGTGACTGGGACGGCACCCGGTTGTGCGTCGGCGGCCAGAGCGCGGGAGGCAACCTGTCGGCGGCCGTGTCGCGGATGGCGCTGGAGAACGACGGGCCCGCCATTTCGTTGCAGGTTCTGCATTACCCGCCCCTCGACATCGTGACCCCGCCCTCACGGAAGCGGTCGCCGCTGGGCCCGAAAGCAGTCCTGCAGCCTTGGCTGTGCGAGGTGTTCGACACCGCCTACGTGCCCGATCGCGCGCGGCGCCGCCACCGGTTCGTCTCGCCGGCATGGGGAGACAACGCCGCCGGCATCGAGGGCATCGCACCGGCGCTCGTCATCACCGCGGAGTTCGACCGGCTGCGCGATGAAGCGAAGCGGTACGCGGACAAGCTCGAAGCCGCCGGCGCACTCGCCGAATACATCGAGGTGCCCGGGGTCGACCACGGTTACGACATCATGACCAACGAGACCGAGGTGATCCGCCGGATGTACGAGGCGATAGCAGCGCACGTCGGCCGTGCGATCGGCTGA
- a CDS encoding PDR/VanB family oxidoreductase, giving the protein MASHLAAGHSVHRPRWADTENQAGEGLAVEVKAKTAITGTITQLTLVRADGRELPEWTPGAHIDLVLGPDLVRQYSLCGKPGDLRSWQVSVLYQPDGRGGSARVHHELREGECIAIRGPRNNFPLVEAPRYLFIAGGIGITPLLPMIESVDRAGAEWSLVYGGRSRHNMAFADDLKQTHHDGVTLVPEDTHGRLDLARILGGVTPGTEVYVCGPEGLLCAVEAIAAERDLVDRIHLERFTPKTPADVPALDNFEVEFVRSGITVSVGPDESILGAARAAGIPAPFSCSEGTCGTCETNIVSGLVDHRDSVLSPAEQRENSTLMICISRAACPQLRLDL; this is encoded by the coding sequence ATGGCATCGCATCTCGCGGCCGGACACTCCGTTCACCGGCCTCGCTGGGCGGACACCGAAAACCAGGCAGGCGAGGGCCTCGCGGTGGAAGTCAAGGCGAAGACGGCGATCACCGGCACGATCACGCAGCTGACTCTCGTCCGCGCCGACGGCCGAGAGCTTCCCGAGTGGACGCCGGGTGCGCACATCGACCTCGTCCTCGGACCGGACCTCGTCCGGCAGTACTCCCTGTGCGGCAAACCCGGTGACCTCCGTTCGTGGCAAGTGAGCGTCCTGTACCAACCCGACGGCCGGGGTGGCTCCGCACGTGTCCACCACGAACTGCGCGAAGGCGAATGCATCGCGATCCGAGGGCCACGCAACAACTTTCCCCTCGTCGAAGCACCGCGATACCTGTTCATCGCCGGAGGAATCGGCATCACCCCGCTCCTGCCGATGATCGAGTCCGTCGATCGAGCAGGAGCCGAATGGTCCTTGGTGTACGGAGGCCGCAGCCGGCACAACATGGCGTTTGCCGATGACCTGAAACAGACGCACCACGACGGCGTGACCTTGGTTCCGGAGGACACCCACGGCCGCCTCGATCTCGCTCGCATCCTCGGCGGTGTCACGCCCGGTACCGAGGTCTACGTCTGCGGCCCGGAAGGCCTGCTGTGCGCGGTGGAGGCGATCGCCGCCGAGCGTGACCTCGTGGACCGGATTCACCTGGAGCGGTTCACTCCCAAAACCCCCGCGGACGTACCCGCCCTCGACAACTTCGAAGTCGAATTCGTGCGAAGCGGTATCACCGTCTCGGTCGGACCGGATGAGTCGATTCTCGGCGCCGCGCGGGCGGCCGGCATACCCGCACCGTTCTCGTGCTCGGAGGGCACGTGCGGAACCTGTGAAACGAACATCGTGTCGGGCCTGGTCGACCACCGCGATTCAGTTCTCAGTCCCGCGGAGCAGCGGGAGAACAGCACGTTGATGATCTGCATCAGCAGAGCCGCGTGTCCCCAGCTCCGGCTCGACCTCTGA
- a CDS encoding PIG-L deacetylase family protein: MLLPLDESWSTALAFAAHPDDLEYGTASAVARWTSQGKRVVYCLATSGEAGIDTMEPDVAGPVREAEERAGAAVVGVGTVEFLGHPDGVLEYGLGLRRDIARAIRRHRPDVIVTGNYHNRWASGAPNHADHLALGRAVLDGVRDAGNRWVFRELVGEGLQPWQARQIIVTNSPEATHGIDTTDFLEQGVASLSAHTEYLRGLGSGEMADPRNFLESAGSEAGLRLGVRFAVAAEVLEL; encoded by the coding sequence ATGCTGCTGCCGCTCGACGAATCGTGGTCGACCGCCCTGGCGTTCGCCGCGCACCCGGACGATCTCGAATACGGCACGGCATCAGCCGTCGCGCGCTGGACCTCCCAGGGCAAGCGCGTCGTCTACTGCCTCGCGACGAGCGGCGAAGCGGGCATCGACACCATGGAGCCCGACGTCGCCGGGCCGGTTCGCGAGGCCGAAGAGCGCGCGGGCGCGGCTGTCGTCGGCGTCGGCACCGTGGAGTTCCTCGGTCATCCCGACGGTGTCCTGGAATACGGGCTCGGGCTTCGGCGCGACATCGCCCGCGCCATCCGCAGGCATCGGCCCGACGTGATTGTGACCGGTAACTACCACAATCGCTGGGCTTCCGGCGCCCCGAACCACGCGGATCACCTCGCGCTGGGCCGGGCCGTGCTGGACGGCGTCCGGGACGCGGGCAATCGCTGGGTGTTCCGCGAGTTGGTGGGTGAAGGCCTGCAACCGTGGCAGGCACGCCAGATCATCGTGACCAACAGCCCCGAAGCAACCCACGGCATCGACACGACGGACTTCCTCGAGCAGGGTGTCGCTTCCCTGAGCGCTCACACCGAATACCTGCGCGGACTCGGCTCGGGCGAGATGGCCGATCCGAGGAATTTCCTCGAGTCCGCGGGGAGCGAAGCGGGCCTGCGGCTCGGCGTGCGCTTCGCCGTCGCCGCCGAGGTCCTCGAGCTCTGA
- a CDS encoding LuxR C-terminal-related transcriptional regulator — translation MTTLEFDPIMSGAGDQAAEGAVPLIVQQTQGGVVAKARARSGNVPFTATSFIGRRQERKEIRDRLAGGRLVSLIGPGGVGKTRLALQVADDVNHLFENGVYFVELAAVSDGGEVPAAVIHALGIADQSNRDATAKLIDYLRDRELLLILDNCEHVLGGAAALVDEILRHAPSIRIFVTTRTCLAVTEEFRYPVPPLTVPDDAEPVSVESLPQFESIRLLQERAEAASPGFVLTERNAAAAARLCIQLEGIPLAIELAVARMRILSLDQILERLTDRFGLLTMGSRSAAPRQQTLRSLVDWSFELCTKPERDLWARLSVFAGSFDLKSAEGVCGDGSAEDSDQPPTPTLDLLSSLVDQSVLDVEGQESSTRFRMLETIRAYGAEVLALTGHSECFRGRHRRYFLDVVNELARTWCGPGQASAAQWMRVERENLRAAFETAAPGDNDQLELIAGLRYRWYADGYLAEGRAWADEALEAPGGDRAPTPARVKALWVAARVCLLQGDHEVAARRLDECEAAAQRLDLAEAAAHCLGLRGLAAQLRGDLTEAERHFEAALRELADVGETAEWLMASFEYAVVLSLGGRSEDALAVSASALAVCHHRDERWARSYLKWSRGLDHWLRGDFAAAQATALDALRDHCAFDPSLGTALMTELLAWIAGSTGEFERAAQLIGASRSLWQRTGTELVAFGPKLTGYHSACLGRLERAMTPRALSTALQAGAKRSPAEIIAYALAQRCADAIPENQPPVLTSRQQEIAALISKGLTSRQIGAALVISVRTVESHIDNIMTRLGFGSRSQIASWYAGQSL, via the coding sequence TTGACCACCCTCGAGTTCGACCCCATCATGAGCGGGGCCGGCGATCAGGCAGCGGAGGGAGCAGTCCCGCTGATCGTTCAGCAGACACAGGGAGGTGTCGTGGCAAAGGCGAGAGCTCGCAGCGGCAACGTTCCCTTCACCGCCACCAGCTTCATCGGCCGGCGTCAGGAACGCAAGGAGATCCGCGACCGCTTGGCGGGCGGACGGCTGGTGAGCTTGATCGGGCCAGGCGGAGTCGGCAAGACCCGATTGGCGTTGCAAGTCGCCGACGACGTGAACCACCTCTTCGAAAACGGCGTGTACTTCGTCGAATTGGCCGCCGTCTCGGACGGAGGCGAGGTACCGGCCGCAGTCATCCACGCGCTGGGCATCGCCGACCAGTCGAATCGTGACGCCACCGCGAAGCTCATCGACTACCTCCGCGATCGCGAGCTCCTGCTCATCCTCGACAACTGCGAACACGTACTCGGCGGGGCCGCGGCGCTGGTCGACGAAATTCTGCGACACGCGCCCTCGATCCGAATCTTCGTAACCACCCGCACGTGCCTGGCGGTGACAGAAGAATTCCGCTATCCCGTACCTCCGCTCACCGTGCCCGATGACGCGGAGCCGGTCAGCGTCGAATCCTTGCCCCAGTTCGAGTCGATCCGGCTGCTCCAAGAACGCGCAGAGGCTGCCTCCCCCGGTTTCGTCCTCACCGAACGCAATGCTGCTGCGGCGGCGCGGTTGTGCATTCAGCTGGAGGGAATTCCGCTCGCGATCGAACTGGCGGTCGCCCGGATGCGCATTCTTTCGCTCGACCAGATCCTGGAACGGTTGACCGACCGATTCGGGCTGCTCACCATGGGAAGCCGGTCGGCCGCACCGCGCCAGCAGACCCTCCGATCGCTCGTGGACTGGAGTTTCGAACTCTGCACGAAACCGGAACGCGATCTGTGGGCCCGCCTGTCCGTGTTCGCGGGGAGTTTCGACCTGAAGTCGGCCGAAGGCGTGTGCGGCGACGGATCCGCCGAGGACAGCGACCAGCCCCCGACGCCCACGCTTGATCTCTTGAGCTCCCTCGTGGACCAGTCAGTCCTCGACGTCGAAGGCCAAGAATCGTCGACGCGCTTCCGGATGCTGGAAACCATCCGGGCGTACGGCGCAGAGGTGCTCGCCCTGACGGGGCACTCGGAGTGCTTCCGCGGCCGCCACCGCCGGTACTTCCTCGACGTGGTCAATGAGCTGGCCCGTACCTGGTGTGGACCCGGCCAAGCCTCCGCGGCCCAGTGGATGCGCGTCGAGCGCGAAAATCTCCGAGCCGCGTTCGAAACCGCCGCCCCCGGCGACAATGACCAGCTCGAGCTGATCGCCGGCCTGCGATACCGCTGGTACGCGGACGGATACCTGGCCGAGGGTCGCGCCTGGGCGGACGAAGCGCTCGAGGCACCCGGCGGTGACCGAGCGCCCACGCCGGCCCGGGTGAAAGCGCTGTGGGTCGCGGCCAGGGTGTGCCTGCTCCAAGGCGACCACGAGGTGGCAGCACGGCGTCTAGACGAGTGTGAAGCAGCGGCACAGCGGCTTGACCTCGCTGAGGCGGCGGCCCACTGCCTCGGCCTGCGGGGACTCGCCGCCCAGCTTCGCGGCGACCTGACCGAGGCCGAGCGGCACTTCGAGGCCGCACTGCGAGAGCTGGCCGACGTCGGCGAAACGGCCGAATGGCTGATGGCGTCCTTCGAATACGCCGTCGTGCTTTCCCTGGGCGGCCGCAGCGAAGACGCCTTGGCCGTCAGCGCATCGGCGCTGGCCGTGTGCCACCACCGCGACGAACGGTGGGCGCGCTCTTACCTGAAGTGGAGCCGAGGCCTGGACCACTGGCTGCGAGGCGACTTCGCCGCGGCGCAGGCGACCGCGCTCGACGCGCTTCGCGATCACTGCGCCTTCGATCCGTCGCTGGGCACCGCTCTGATGACCGAGCTCCTCGCCTGGATAGCGGGATCGACCGGTGAGTTCGAGCGCGCGGCACAGTTGATCGGGGCATCTCGAAGCCTGTGGCAACGCACGGGTACGGAACTGGTCGCGTTCGGACCGAAACTCACCGGCTACCACTCCGCCTGTCTCGGCCGGCTTGAGCGGGCCATGACGCCCCGCGCGCTGTCGACAGCCTTGCAGGCGGGAGCGAAGCGATCCCCGGCGGAAATCATCGCCTACGCCTTGGCGCAACGATGCGCCGATGCGATTCCCGAGAACCAGCCACCGGTACTCACCAGTCGGCAGCAAGAGATCGCGGCCCTGATCTCAAAGGGGCTGACCAGCCGCCAGATCGGAGCGGCTCTGGTGATCTCCGTGCGAACGGTGGAGAGCCACATCGACAACATCATGACGCGCCTGGGGTTCGGCTCGCGCAGCCAGATCGCTTCGTGGTACGCCGGGCAGTCCCTCTGA